The stretch of DNA gaattaaggttacctgtaCAACCTTAAATCAACCCACTTGCGCCTGTGCATTAGAATGCCATCCTAACTACATGATCACATTTTtcctgttttattgttttaattgttATTTTTACAAGCTCTAAGCTGAAATGGCTAGAGGCACATAGCCTAGGCAGTGAAGTTAGATTGAAAATTCCCCATTTTAATCAATCGTTCTTGGAGTCAGCAGTAAGAGAAGCATTTTAAATATGTCTTTAAGCCAACAGGGTCCTTTTAGCAATGCATTCCATTCTGGACTGCCGACACTCCACCTCatttaaatcctttaaaaaactTACCTCTTTCACAATGTCCACAATAAGTGACTCAATATTCACTCTTTTTTAAAGAATTAATTTTAAACTTTACTTAAACCACATAATATGCACATGCCTAAGCTTGGTAACCATGCGATCATAACCTGGTTACATTAATAGCCTCTCTCACTCCATCTTCTCCACATCTGCCATCACCCCTACTTGCTACAGGGAGGGTAGGGACTGAATTTCTTTTGGGTGCTATAAAAAAAAACAGCCACTTACCACTATTTTTCTGTCACCGCTGGAGTTTGTTTTTTAGGCTTTAGCGTGAAATAGAAGATGATCATGGCAATGCTTGCATATGTAGCTAGTACAtactagaaagaaaaaaagaaaattaaacttaGATGCCTTCTAAGGCACCCTTGAAGTGTGACTGTTAAGGGCAAGTTAACTAGTACATACATTCCTTCTGCCTGTCATGGTGTAGGAATTGAAGTATTTCTTAAGACCAGTGAACTTGTGCTGTGTTCCAGAGTCATGTCCTGCCATGGTTGCTGGTCCTAGATGCAATGAAGGACAAGTTAGTAGGTCTATATTCAGGTGTATCTGCTGGATAATTCAGCAGATGACTCATGCAATGATTACTTCCAGTGCTGCCTCAGTAGGTTTCACATTTGGGGCTGCCAGTGCCAGCTGTTGAAACTTTCATATATTTAACAGAGCCTTGGATATATGTAATACAACTAGATTCCAGTGCACTTAGGATCGCTCTATCTGGAAACAGAAAGCAACCGATTGCCACTTGCTGCACTAAAAAGCCAGGTGCACCCACATCTTCACTTTCTCAACTCATTCCATCCCAGATGCAACAAGAAGCCCATTTCTGAATCACGGGCATGAGACTGAGTTATCTACAAGTTCCTATAAACCAAAAACTATCGTAAGTGGGAGGAATTTCATCTCCTCAGTTCCAAGCTTTGCTTCTCGGAGTATGGCGAAAGCGCTGTTGATCAACACTGGACTGTGGGTTATTCTGCGGGAAAGGGGACAGCACAGCTACAAGGCCGGGCTGCCAAGTGAATCCAGACCCAGCTTCACAAGGCATCCACAATCCGTTTGTTTTCCACAGCAGCAAGATCCAAATGGATCTCGGTCTTCAGCTACAGAGTGAGGCAGGGAccgggagagggagagggggagggggagggcaactcccccctccccagagctggatCCCTGTTCCACAGGCAACCCCAGCTACAGCCAGTCTCGCGGTGCCGATCCAGGCCTGCCCAGCCCCGGTTTGGCGTGAGCCAGACAAGGGCCGAGAAGGACGGGATCTGGGGGCCTGGCTGCAAAGCGGAGCGGGACCCCCTGCTGCGCAGTCAGGGGACATCAGCTCACGTGGTTCGCTGGCAGAGGGAGCCCGGGCAGCCGCGCTGGGAATCGCGCCCTAGTCAAGGGGTCCCAGGCGGCCCCTGCGCTATGGCACCGGGCTCCCGGGGCCGCCCTGGTCATGGAACCGCTCAGGGTCCCAGCCCCCACCCGGGACCGACCGGCCGCCCGCCCGCGGCCCCCGCTGGGGAGAGGCGTTAGCGGCGCCGGCCGCGGGCGGGCAGCGCTCGCCACACGCGTAGAGATCGCGGCCCGAAGCCGCCCTCACCTGCCGCGCGCTCCCCTACAATAGCCGCTCCGCGCCCTTCGCCGACTCCAAGTCCACAGGCAAGATGGCGCTGGGAAATCCCGCCTCCCGGCCTACATGTCTCTCCTGATTGGACAACACGGTCCTTACGTTGGAGAGGACGTAGAGTGGGGATTGCGGATTGGCTTCAGTCGATGCCCATCAGTCGATGCTCCGCCTGGATTGGCTTGTTGGTTACTCCGCGTCTCTGCCCGCTTTTCCCATTGTGATCAAGAGGTTTCCGCTTGACCTTGTGCTCCCCGGTAGTGCTTCCGGGTTATGGCGATGGTGTCCCACATGTGCTGCTGAACGAGGTGAGGGAGTCTGGCCAGGGGCTGTAGGAGCCCGGGAGggaacctccccagccccccggtCCAGCCCGGAGCGAAGGGAACCTCCCCAGGGCCCGGCTCCGGccggggggaaagggaagaagggaCCCTGGCGCTGCCCCCGGCAGGGGAGTCCCTGGGCAGTATCCCCctggctccttctcctcccctgccagcagcTGAGTTCAGCGCCGCTGGCTTGGCCGAGGAGGGGAGCACATGCATTGCGTCCGCTCCTGGAGCCCTGAAGTAGCCGCTCCTGGAGACCGGGAGGGGACTGAGTAGAGGTAGCATAGGAGGAGGGGATAAGGACAGGAGAGAACCAATGAGGCAGCCAAGAACGTACAGCCAGAGAATGGCAGTGAAGGGAAATGGGAGATGAATTTGTCCCAGGAGATTGCGCTTGAGAGTTGTAGATAGAAAAAGGATAGTGAAGgggaaaatggagagagagagagagaaaggtagCATCCCCCCATCCCATTGGCTAGGAAAGGGTAAATGTCCCTCTAAGGTGGGGAGAGAGGTGAGTTTGTTGAAATGCACTCAAATGAGTTTTGACCCTCAAATGCTCACCCATCAAGGGGAAGGCAGGTCCCCCTACAGGTTAAATAATCAGGACAGTCTGAATGTCTTAAATGTTTGATTAAAACACCATGAGTTTTAAAATGATCCCATGAAATGTCTGGTTAACTTATGATTTTGGAAATCTTGGCGTTAGCAATAGTGAAAATGAATCACAACTAATAcaagactgagggggggaaacAAAGCAATCCACTCAATCAGTGATGCTGGAGTTGAGAGCAATGGCACTAGGTCTACTTTAGCCCCCAGGATTAGGTTGAAGGGGTAGTTCTTAAATGGAGTTGCTGTTCTTAGTTTGGCTCCTGGGAGATTCCTGATTTTGGATGCCATCCTTAGAGCTGCCAAGCACTTGCTGTAGATCTCTTATTTCCATGGTCAGGCAGTTACCTACCCCCACAAGGGCGGCCGTAATGCAATGGAGAACAGCCTTAAAGAACTGAGCAACCAGGTGTGAAGAAAGTAGTTTGAGCAAGCTACATGTGGTCAGAACTAGCCAACTTGTCCTTAGGTGACTAGAGAAGTGGAGTAATCAGGACCTCCCACTCTACCCAGGCAGTAAAACATAGAGAAACTAGACTTATGCAAGTTTGGAATTTTTGAACATCTTAACACAGAGAAGAAAGCTCTTTGGTAAAGACGTACCACTCCCCTACTTGTCTGAACAGTGTAAGAGTCAAGTCTATCAGGGCTAAGGTATGTCAACACTAAACTTGTTTTCATAAAATAATGTTAAGGACCTGCTTCCCTCATTGCACTACTTGTCAGCAAGAGAACTTCTGAAGCTCTATTAAATACCTTTACATTCTTTCATGAGTGAGTTACTTCTAGTGTTAAGTACACATTTTAGGATGGTTTTAATTATGCTTCCTTCACTCAACTATGAACAGTCAGCCTTGTTTTATACAAGTGTGATAGTGCAAGAGCACTTTACCTTCACCAGGAAAGTAGTATAGTTTCAAGAGCGGAAAAAATGTCACCTGCATCTCCAGTTTATACACTCTTATATTTTTCCTATTAAATAACTGAACAatgatgttttgtttgttttattgaacTGTACATAATAGTACATCAGCTGTTTCCATTGCAATATGAGGTCCAACACTAACACATGCCAGCAacctgcagagagagaaaagatttaGATTATCATAACTTTCAAACAAGCAAATGTTGCTCAGTGCTACTAGCTAGGGTATAGgtagttccctccccccccagaaaaCATGTTAAGGTAAGCAACTTTAACTATCCCTTCTGGACACATTATGTTGCAGCTCAGAGCTTATAACCTCCCCTCCCTATTTAAATGCTTACAGCAATGACTCATGAACAAGTTTTTACAAATACTGTTTGTGTTTTAAGGTCTATCTGAAAGGACCCAAAAGAATGCTGTATAAAA from Emys orbicularis isolate rEmyOrb1 chromosome 7, rEmyOrb1.hap1, whole genome shotgun sequence encodes:
- the LOC135881722 gene encoding ATP synthase membrane subunit K, mitochondrial-like; this translates as MAGHDSGTQHKFTGLKKYFNSYTMTGRRNYVLATYASIAMIIFYFTLKPKKQTPAVTEK